In Phaseolus vulgaris cultivar G19833 chromosome 10, P. vulgaris v2.0, whole genome shotgun sequence, a single genomic region encodes these proteins:
- the LOC137819755 gene encoding two-component response regulator-like APRR9 isoform X5 translates to MAELSGTMQEHGTDNNNRSAEVVLWERFLPRMVLRVLLVEADHSTRQIIAALLRKCSYTVIAVPDGLKAWELLKKKASELDLIITEVDLPAISGFALLSLIMGHEICKNIPVIMMSSHDSVSMVLKCMLKGAVDFLIKPIRRNELVNLWQHSSAPTQNTTFSPTNLKTASEDNSASNKSSGSVASSKKNNECSERDMPQLKNSKQKKIDLVKHEKFARFESESAKINNETRDKSITIVSDTARCDKTFESTDLRLEQDHCCADTEIEVEILKYDLGIGDSNISTELHEWSDERVKPIKGAIDLIATFGNLPKHPDENCNLNGGNTTMFDGVTQLELSLRSDFPGSSCKQASEATEESQRLNHSHNSAFSWYSNSKLVHPLFQTPSITSTEVNNPSWDSHESHKLSRTTSGNCCQYGGSNKNLENMISTVIDQYGQVKPNLSNSQCGMLPVSGVISDLKSKGHGNVLTSVFSAPCGTHPVWSSKPVCQNESSSFPISTSSQSNPESHNSDQYHDCSNIAPCLNQNVKEDTDLDQARHDSPAADQSTGNSLCHDTSYHVNSSAYGSMDSGNDGHATSAIVSKNNPEGFSDSVCHNYDGSRATYSHRTSQREAALTKFRLKRKERCFEKKVRYQSRKRLAEQRPRVKGQFVRQVHNDHPVADAGGDS, encoded by the exons ATGGCTGAGTTGAGTGGTACGATGCAAGAGCACGGGACGGACAACAATAATCGCTCTGCAGAAGTGGTTCTGTGGGAGAGGTTTCTACCGCGGATGGTGCTTAGAGTGCTGCTTGTGGAAGCTGATCATTCCACTCGACAAATCATCGCCGCGCTTCTTCGCAAATGCAGTTACACAg TTATCGCGGTTCCAGACGGATTAAAGGCATGGGAATTGTTGAAGAAGAAGGCGTCTGAGCTAGATCTTATAATAACTGAAGTGGATCTGCCAGCAATATCTGGATTTGCACTTCTTTCTTTAATCATGGGGCATGAAATTTGTAAAAACATTCCTGTCATAA TGATGTCTTCTCATGATTCTGTAAGCATGGTGTTGAAATGCATGCTAAAAGGGGCAGTTGATTTTCTTATAAAACCTATTCGGAGGAATGAACTCGTGAACTTGTGGCAACAT AGTAGCGCTCCTACTCAAAATacaactttttcaccaacaaatCTTAAAACTGCCTCCGAGGATAACTCTGCAAGCAATAAATCCAGTGGTTCTGTGGCTTCCTCTAAGAAAAACAACGAATGCAGTGAGAGA GACATGCCCCAGCTGAAAAATTCTAAACAGAAGAAAATTGATTTGGTGAAGCATGAAAAGTTTGCCAGATTTGAAAGTGAATCAGCGAAGATTAATAATGAAACAAGAG ATAAATCAATTACAATTGTATCAGACACTGCAAGGTGCGACAAAACTTTTGAATCGACGGATCTAAGGCTAGAACAAGACCATTGCTGTGCTGATACTGAAATTGAGGTTGAAATCTTAAAATATGATTTAGGCATAGGAGATTCTAATATTAGTACTGAGTTGCATGAATGGAGTGATGAACGGGTGAAACCAATTAAAGGAGCTATTGACTTGATTGCTACATTTGGAAATCTTCCAAAGCACCCTGATGAAAACTGTAATCTCAATGGTGGTAATACAACCATGTTTGATGGTGTTACGCAATTGGAACTTTCTTTAAGAAGTGATTTTCCTGGAAGCTCATGTAAACAAGCAAGCGAAGCAACTGAGGAATCTCAAAGATTGAACCATTCACACAACTCTGCATTTTCTTG GTATAGTAATAGTAAATTGGTGCACCCTCTTTTTCAAACACCATCAATTACATCAACTGAAGTAAACAACCCCAGTTGGGATTCTCACGAATCCCATAAATTGTCTCGAACTACTTCTGGAAATTGTTGTCAGTATGGTGGCTCAAATAAAAACCTGGAGAATATGATCAGTACAGTTATTGATCAGTATGGACAAGTTAAGCCAAATTTATCAAACAGTCAATGTGGAATGTTACCTGTTTCAGGGGTTATTTCGGATCTTAAGTCCAAGGGACATGGTAATGTTCTCACTTCTGTGTTCTCCGCACCATGCGGTACTCATCCTGTGTGGAGTTCGAAACCAGTCTGCCAGAACGAGAGTTCTTCCTTTCCCATAAGTACCTCCTCCCAGTCCAATCCGGAAAGTCACAACTCTGACCAATATCATGACTGTTCCAATATTGCTCCTTGTCTTAATCAAAATGTAAAGGAAGACACTGATTTGGATCAGGCAAGGCATGATTCTCCTGCTGCTGATCAGAGTACTGGTAACAGTTTATGCCATGATACTTCATATCATGTCAATAGTAGTGCTTATGGAAGCATGGACAGTGGAAATGATGGGCATGCTACTTCAGCTATAGTATCCAAGAACAACCCAGAAGGTTTCAGTGATAGTGTTTGTCATAATTATGATGGGTCTCGAGCCACATATTCTCATCGCACTAGTCAAAGAGAAGCAGCTCTAACCAAGTTTCGACTGAAGCGGAAAGAGCGATGCTTCGAGAAAAAG GTTCGATATCAAAGCCGGAAGAGACTGGCAGAACAGCGGCCTCGGGTCAAAGGGCAGTTTGTACGCCAAGTACACAATGATCATCCAGTTGCTGATGCTGGTGGTGATTcataa
- the LOC137819755 gene encoding two-component response regulator-like APRR9 isoform X4 — protein sequence MAELSGTMQEHGTDNNNRSAEVVLWERFLPRMVLRVLLVEADHSTRQIIAALLRKCSYTVIAVPDGLKAWELLKKKASELDLIITEVDLPAISGFALLSLIMGHEICKNIPVIMMSSHDSVSMVLKCMLKGAVDFLIKPIRRNELVNLWQHVWRRHASSAPTQNTTFSPTNLKTASEDNSASNKSSGSVASSKKNNECSERVSETQDMPQLKNSKQKKIDLVKHEKFARFESESAKINNETRDTARCDKTFESTDLRLEQDHCCADTEIEVEILKYDLGIGDSNISTELHEWSDERVKPIKGAIDLIATFGNLPKHPDENCNLNGGNTTMFDGVTQLELSLRSDFPGSSCKQASEATEESQRLNHSHNSAFSWYSNSKLVHPLFQTPSITSTEVNNPSWDSHESHKLSRTTSGNCCQYGGSNKNLENMISTVIDQYGQVKPNLSNSQCGMLPVSGVISDLKSKGHGNVLTSVFSAPCGTHPVWSSKPVCQNESSSFPISTSSQSNPESHNSDQYHDCSNIAPCLNQNVKEDTDLDQARHDSPAADQSTGNSLCHDTSYHVNSSAYGSMDSGNDGHATSAIVSKNNPEGFSDSVCHNYDGSRATYSHRTSQREAALTKFRLKRKERCFEKKVRYQSRKRLAEQRPRVKGQFVRQVHNDHPVADAGGDS from the exons ATGGCTGAGTTGAGTGGTACGATGCAAGAGCACGGGACGGACAACAATAATCGCTCTGCAGAAGTGGTTCTGTGGGAGAGGTTTCTACCGCGGATGGTGCTTAGAGTGCTGCTTGTGGAAGCTGATCATTCCACTCGACAAATCATCGCCGCGCTTCTTCGCAAATGCAGTTACACAg TTATCGCGGTTCCAGACGGATTAAAGGCATGGGAATTGTTGAAGAAGAAGGCGTCTGAGCTAGATCTTATAATAACTGAAGTGGATCTGCCAGCAATATCTGGATTTGCACTTCTTTCTTTAATCATGGGGCATGAAATTTGTAAAAACATTCCTGTCATAA TGATGTCTTCTCATGATTCTGTAAGCATGGTGTTGAAATGCATGCTAAAAGGGGCAGTTGATTTTCTTATAAAACCTATTCGGAGGAATGAACTCGTGAACTTGTGGCAACATGTATGGAGAAGGCACGCT AGTAGCGCTCCTACTCAAAATacaactttttcaccaacaaatCTTAAAACTGCCTCCGAGGATAACTCTGCAAGCAATAAATCCAGTGGTTCTGTGGCTTCCTCTAAGAAAAACAACGAATGCAGTGAGAGAGTAAGTGAGACTCAA GACATGCCCCAGCTGAAAAATTCTAAACAGAAGAAAATTGATTTGGTGAAGCATGAAAAGTTTGCCAGATTTGAAAGTGAATCAGCGAAGATTAATAATGAAACAAGAG ACACTGCAAGGTGCGACAAAACTTTTGAATCGACGGATCTAAGGCTAGAACAAGACCATTGCTGTGCTGATACTGAAATTGAGGTTGAAATCTTAAAATATGATTTAGGCATAGGAGATTCTAATATTAGTACTGAGTTGCATGAATGGAGTGATGAACGGGTGAAACCAATTAAAGGAGCTATTGACTTGATTGCTACATTTGGAAATCTTCCAAAGCACCCTGATGAAAACTGTAATCTCAATGGTGGTAATACAACCATGTTTGATGGTGTTACGCAATTGGAACTTTCTTTAAGAAGTGATTTTCCTGGAAGCTCATGTAAACAAGCAAGCGAAGCAACTGAGGAATCTCAAAGATTGAACCATTCACACAACTCTGCATTTTCTTG GTATAGTAATAGTAAATTGGTGCACCCTCTTTTTCAAACACCATCAATTACATCAACTGAAGTAAACAACCCCAGTTGGGATTCTCACGAATCCCATAAATTGTCTCGAACTACTTCTGGAAATTGTTGTCAGTATGGTGGCTCAAATAAAAACCTGGAGAATATGATCAGTACAGTTATTGATCAGTATGGACAAGTTAAGCCAAATTTATCAAACAGTCAATGTGGAATGTTACCTGTTTCAGGGGTTATTTCGGATCTTAAGTCCAAGGGACATGGTAATGTTCTCACTTCTGTGTTCTCCGCACCATGCGGTACTCATCCTGTGTGGAGTTCGAAACCAGTCTGCCAGAACGAGAGTTCTTCCTTTCCCATAAGTACCTCCTCCCAGTCCAATCCGGAAAGTCACAACTCTGACCAATATCATGACTGTTCCAATATTGCTCCTTGTCTTAATCAAAATGTAAAGGAAGACACTGATTTGGATCAGGCAAGGCATGATTCTCCTGCTGCTGATCAGAGTACTGGTAACAGTTTATGCCATGATACTTCATATCATGTCAATAGTAGTGCTTATGGAAGCATGGACAGTGGAAATGATGGGCATGCTACTTCAGCTATAGTATCCAAGAACAACCCAGAAGGTTTCAGTGATAGTGTTTGTCATAATTATGATGGGTCTCGAGCCACATATTCTCATCGCACTAGTCAAAGAGAAGCAGCTCTAACCAAGTTTCGACTGAAGCGGAAAGAGCGATGCTTCGAGAAAAAG GTTCGATATCAAAGCCGGAAGAGACTGGCAGAACAGCGGCCTCGGGTCAAAGGGCAGTTTGTACGCCAAGTACACAATGATCATCCAGTTGCTGATGCTGGTGGTGATTcataa
- the LOC137819755 gene encoding two-component response regulator-like APRR9 isoform X7 — translation MAELSGTMQEHGTDNNNRSAEVVLWERFLPRMVLRVLLVEADHSTRQIIAALLRKCSYTVIAVPDGLKAWELLKKKASELDLIITEVDLPAISGFALLSLIMGHEICKNIPVIMMSSHDSVSMVLKCMLKGAVDFLIKPIRRNELVNLWQHSSAPTQNTTFSPTNLKTASEDNSASNKSSGSVASSKKNNECSERVSETQDMPQLKNSKQKKIDLVKHEKFARFESESAKINNETRDTARCDKTFESTDLRLEQDHCCADTEIEVEILKYDLGIGDSNISTELHEWSDERVKPIKGAIDLIATFGNLPKHPDENCNLNGGNTTMFDGVTQLELSLRSDFPGSSCKQASEATEESQRLNHSHNSAFSWYSNSKLVHPLFQTPSITSTEVNNPSWDSHESHKLSRTTSGNCCQYGGSNKNLENMISTVIDQYGQVKPNLSNSQCGMLPVSGVISDLKSKGHGNVLTSVFSAPCGTHPVWSSKPVCQNESSSFPISTSSQSNPESHNSDQYHDCSNIAPCLNQNVKEDTDLDQARHDSPAADQSTGNSLCHDTSYHVNSSAYGSMDSGNDGHATSAIVSKNNPEGFSDSVCHNYDGSRATYSHRTSQREAALTKFRLKRKERCFEKKVRYQSRKRLAEQRPRVKGQFVRQVHNDHPVADAGGDS, via the exons ATGGCTGAGTTGAGTGGTACGATGCAAGAGCACGGGACGGACAACAATAATCGCTCTGCAGAAGTGGTTCTGTGGGAGAGGTTTCTACCGCGGATGGTGCTTAGAGTGCTGCTTGTGGAAGCTGATCATTCCACTCGACAAATCATCGCCGCGCTTCTTCGCAAATGCAGTTACACAg TTATCGCGGTTCCAGACGGATTAAAGGCATGGGAATTGTTGAAGAAGAAGGCGTCTGAGCTAGATCTTATAATAACTGAAGTGGATCTGCCAGCAATATCTGGATTTGCACTTCTTTCTTTAATCATGGGGCATGAAATTTGTAAAAACATTCCTGTCATAA TGATGTCTTCTCATGATTCTGTAAGCATGGTGTTGAAATGCATGCTAAAAGGGGCAGTTGATTTTCTTATAAAACCTATTCGGAGGAATGAACTCGTGAACTTGTGGCAACAT AGTAGCGCTCCTACTCAAAATacaactttttcaccaacaaatCTTAAAACTGCCTCCGAGGATAACTCTGCAAGCAATAAATCCAGTGGTTCTGTGGCTTCCTCTAAGAAAAACAACGAATGCAGTGAGAGAGTAAGTGAGACTCAA GACATGCCCCAGCTGAAAAATTCTAAACAGAAGAAAATTGATTTGGTGAAGCATGAAAAGTTTGCCAGATTTGAAAGTGAATCAGCGAAGATTAATAATGAAACAAGAG ACACTGCAAGGTGCGACAAAACTTTTGAATCGACGGATCTAAGGCTAGAACAAGACCATTGCTGTGCTGATACTGAAATTGAGGTTGAAATCTTAAAATATGATTTAGGCATAGGAGATTCTAATATTAGTACTGAGTTGCATGAATGGAGTGATGAACGGGTGAAACCAATTAAAGGAGCTATTGACTTGATTGCTACATTTGGAAATCTTCCAAAGCACCCTGATGAAAACTGTAATCTCAATGGTGGTAATACAACCATGTTTGATGGTGTTACGCAATTGGAACTTTCTTTAAGAAGTGATTTTCCTGGAAGCTCATGTAAACAAGCAAGCGAAGCAACTGAGGAATCTCAAAGATTGAACCATTCACACAACTCTGCATTTTCTTG GTATAGTAATAGTAAATTGGTGCACCCTCTTTTTCAAACACCATCAATTACATCAACTGAAGTAAACAACCCCAGTTGGGATTCTCACGAATCCCATAAATTGTCTCGAACTACTTCTGGAAATTGTTGTCAGTATGGTGGCTCAAATAAAAACCTGGAGAATATGATCAGTACAGTTATTGATCAGTATGGACAAGTTAAGCCAAATTTATCAAACAGTCAATGTGGAATGTTACCTGTTTCAGGGGTTATTTCGGATCTTAAGTCCAAGGGACATGGTAATGTTCTCACTTCTGTGTTCTCCGCACCATGCGGTACTCATCCTGTGTGGAGTTCGAAACCAGTCTGCCAGAACGAGAGTTCTTCCTTTCCCATAAGTACCTCCTCCCAGTCCAATCCGGAAAGTCACAACTCTGACCAATATCATGACTGTTCCAATATTGCTCCTTGTCTTAATCAAAATGTAAAGGAAGACACTGATTTGGATCAGGCAAGGCATGATTCTCCTGCTGCTGATCAGAGTACTGGTAACAGTTTATGCCATGATACTTCATATCATGTCAATAGTAGTGCTTATGGAAGCATGGACAGTGGAAATGATGGGCATGCTACTTCAGCTATAGTATCCAAGAACAACCCAGAAGGTTTCAGTGATAGTGTTTGTCATAATTATGATGGGTCTCGAGCCACATATTCTCATCGCACTAGTCAAAGAGAAGCAGCTCTAACCAAGTTTCGACTGAAGCGGAAAGAGCGATGCTTCGAGAAAAAG GTTCGATATCAAAGCCGGAAGAGACTGGCAGAACAGCGGCCTCGGGTCAAAGGGCAGTTTGTACGCCAAGTACACAATGATCATCCAGTTGCTGATGCTGGTGGTGATTcataa
- the LOC137819755 gene encoding two-component response regulator-like APRR9 isoform X6, whose protein sequence is MAELSGTMQEHGTDNNNRSAEVVLWERFLPRMVLRVLLVEADHSTRQIIAALLRKCSYTVIAVPDGLKAWELLKKKASELDLIITEVDLPAISGFALLSLIMGHEICKNIPVIMMSSHDSVSMVLKCMLKGAVDFLIKPIRRNELVNLWQHVWRRHASSAPTQNTTFSPTNLKTASEDNSASNKSSGSVASSKKNNECSERDMPQLKNSKQKKIDLVKHEKFARFESESAKINNETRDTARCDKTFESTDLRLEQDHCCADTEIEVEILKYDLGIGDSNISTELHEWSDERVKPIKGAIDLIATFGNLPKHPDENCNLNGGNTTMFDGVTQLELSLRSDFPGSSCKQASEATEESQRLNHSHNSAFSWYSNSKLVHPLFQTPSITSTEVNNPSWDSHESHKLSRTTSGNCCQYGGSNKNLENMISTVIDQYGQVKPNLSNSQCGMLPVSGVISDLKSKGHGNVLTSVFSAPCGTHPVWSSKPVCQNESSSFPISTSSQSNPESHNSDQYHDCSNIAPCLNQNVKEDTDLDQARHDSPAADQSTGNSLCHDTSYHVNSSAYGSMDSGNDGHATSAIVSKNNPEGFSDSVCHNYDGSRATYSHRTSQREAALTKFRLKRKERCFEKKVRYQSRKRLAEQRPRVKGQFVRQVHNDHPVADAGGDS, encoded by the exons ATGGCTGAGTTGAGTGGTACGATGCAAGAGCACGGGACGGACAACAATAATCGCTCTGCAGAAGTGGTTCTGTGGGAGAGGTTTCTACCGCGGATGGTGCTTAGAGTGCTGCTTGTGGAAGCTGATCATTCCACTCGACAAATCATCGCCGCGCTTCTTCGCAAATGCAGTTACACAg TTATCGCGGTTCCAGACGGATTAAAGGCATGGGAATTGTTGAAGAAGAAGGCGTCTGAGCTAGATCTTATAATAACTGAAGTGGATCTGCCAGCAATATCTGGATTTGCACTTCTTTCTTTAATCATGGGGCATGAAATTTGTAAAAACATTCCTGTCATAA TGATGTCTTCTCATGATTCTGTAAGCATGGTGTTGAAATGCATGCTAAAAGGGGCAGTTGATTTTCTTATAAAACCTATTCGGAGGAATGAACTCGTGAACTTGTGGCAACATGTATGGAGAAGGCACGCT AGTAGCGCTCCTACTCAAAATacaactttttcaccaacaaatCTTAAAACTGCCTCCGAGGATAACTCTGCAAGCAATAAATCCAGTGGTTCTGTGGCTTCCTCTAAGAAAAACAACGAATGCAGTGAGAGA GACATGCCCCAGCTGAAAAATTCTAAACAGAAGAAAATTGATTTGGTGAAGCATGAAAAGTTTGCCAGATTTGAAAGTGAATCAGCGAAGATTAATAATGAAACAAGAG ACACTGCAAGGTGCGACAAAACTTTTGAATCGACGGATCTAAGGCTAGAACAAGACCATTGCTGTGCTGATACTGAAATTGAGGTTGAAATCTTAAAATATGATTTAGGCATAGGAGATTCTAATATTAGTACTGAGTTGCATGAATGGAGTGATGAACGGGTGAAACCAATTAAAGGAGCTATTGACTTGATTGCTACATTTGGAAATCTTCCAAAGCACCCTGATGAAAACTGTAATCTCAATGGTGGTAATACAACCATGTTTGATGGTGTTACGCAATTGGAACTTTCTTTAAGAAGTGATTTTCCTGGAAGCTCATGTAAACAAGCAAGCGAAGCAACTGAGGAATCTCAAAGATTGAACCATTCACACAACTCTGCATTTTCTTG GTATAGTAATAGTAAATTGGTGCACCCTCTTTTTCAAACACCATCAATTACATCAACTGAAGTAAACAACCCCAGTTGGGATTCTCACGAATCCCATAAATTGTCTCGAACTACTTCTGGAAATTGTTGTCAGTATGGTGGCTCAAATAAAAACCTGGAGAATATGATCAGTACAGTTATTGATCAGTATGGACAAGTTAAGCCAAATTTATCAAACAGTCAATGTGGAATGTTACCTGTTTCAGGGGTTATTTCGGATCTTAAGTCCAAGGGACATGGTAATGTTCTCACTTCTGTGTTCTCCGCACCATGCGGTACTCATCCTGTGTGGAGTTCGAAACCAGTCTGCCAGAACGAGAGTTCTTCCTTTCCCATAAGTACCTCCTCCCAGTCCAATCCGGAAAGTCACAACTCTGACCAATATCATGACTGTTCCAATATTGCTCCTTGTCTTAATCAAAATGTAAAGGAAGACACTGATTTGGATCAGGCAAGGCATGATTCTCCTGCTGCTGATCAGAGTACTGGTAACAGTTTATGCCATGATACTTCATATCATGTCAATAGTAGTGCTTATGGAAGCATGGACAGTGGAAATGATGGGCATGCTACTTCAGCTATAGTATCCAAGAACAACCCAGAAGGTTTCAGTGATAGTGTTTGTCATAATTATGATGGGTCTCGAGCCACATATTCTCATCGCACTAGTCAAAGAGAAGCAGCTCTAACCAAGTTTCGACTGAAGCGGAAAGAGCGATGCTTCGAGAAAAAG GTTCGATATCAAAGCCGGAAGAGACTGGCAGAACAGCGGCCTCGGGTCAAAGGGCAGTTTGTACGCCAAGTACACAATGATCATCCAGTTGCTGATGCTGGTGGTGATTcataa
- the LOC137819755 gene encoding two-component response regulator-like APRR9 isoform X1: MAELSGTMQEHGTDNNNRSAEVVLWERFLPRMVLRVLLVEADHSTRQIIAALLRKCSYTVIAVPDGLKAWELLKKKASELDLIITEVDLPAISGFALLSLIMGHEICKNIPVIMMSSHDSVSMVLKCMLKGAVDFLIKPIRRNELVNLWQHVWRRHASSAPTQNTTFSPTNLKTASEDNSASNKSSGSVASSKKNNECSERVSETQDMPQLKNSKQKKIDLVKHEKFARFESESAKINNETRDKSITIVSDTARCDKTFESTDLRLEQDHCCADTEIEVEILKYDLGIGDSNISTELHEWSDERVKPIKGAIDLIATFGNLPKHPDENCNLNGGNTTMFDGVTQLELSLRSDFPGSSCKQASEATEESQRLNHSHNSAFSWYSNSKLVHPLFQTPSITSTEVNNPSWDSHESHKLSRTTSGNCCQYGGSNKNLENMISTVIDQYGQVKPNLSNSQCGMLPVSGVISDLKSKGHGNVLTSVFSAPCGTHPVWSSKPVCQNESSSFPISTSSQSNPESHNSDQYHDCSNIAPCLNQNVKEDTDLDQARHDSPAADQSTGNSLCHDTSYHVNSSAYGSMDSGNDGHATSAIVSKNNPEGFSDSVCHNYDGSRATYSHRTSQREAALTKFRLKRKERCFEKKVRYQSRKRLAEQRPRVKGQFVRQVHNDHPVADAGGDS; the protein is encoded by the exons ATGGCTGAGTTGAGTGGTACGATGCAAGAGCACGGGACGGACAACAATAATCGCTCTGCAGAAGTGGTTCTGTGGGAGAGGTTTCTACCGCGGATGGTGCTTAGAGTGCTGCTTGTGGAAGCTGATCATTCCACTCGACAAATCATCGCCGCGCTTCTTCGCAAATGCAGTTACACAg TTATCGCGGTTCCAGACGGATTAAAGGCATGGGAATTGTTGAAGAAGAAGGCGTCTGAGCTAGATCTTATAATAACTGAAGTGGATCTGCCAGCAATATCTGGATTTGCACTTCTTTCTTTAATCATGGGGCATGAAATTTGTAAAAACATTCCTGTCATAA TGATGTCTTCTCATGATTCTGTAAGCATGGTGTTGAAATGCATGCTAAAAGGGGCAGTTGATTTTCTTATAAAACCTATTCGGAGGAATGAACTCGTGAACTTGTGGCAACATGTATGGAGAAGGCACGCT AGTAGCGCTCCTACTCAAAATacaactttttcaccaacaaatCTTAAAACTGCCTCCGAGGATAACTCTGCAAGCAATAAATCCAGTGGTTCTGTGGCTTCCTCTAAGAAAAACAACGAATGCAGTGAGAGAGTAAGTGAGACTCAA GACATGCCCCAGCTGAAAAATTCTAAACAGAAGAAAATTGATTTGGTGAAGCATGAAAAGTTTGCCAGATTTGAAAGTGAATCAGCGAAGATTAATAATGAAACAAGAG ATAAATCAATTACAATTGTATCAGACACTGCAAGGTGCGACAAAACTTTTGAATCGACGGATCTAAGGCTAGAACAAGACCATTGCTGTGCTGATACTGAAATTGAGGTTGAAATCTTAAAATATGATTTAGGCATAGGAGATTCTAATATTAGTACTGAGTTGCATGAATGGAGTGATGAACGGGTGAAACCAATTAAAGGAGCTATTGACTTGATTGCTACATTTGGAAATCTTCCAAAGCACCCTGATGAAAACTGTAATCTCAATGGTGGTAATACAACCATGTTTGATGGTGTTACGCAATTGGAACTTTCTTTAAGAAGTGATTTTCCTGGAAGCTCATGTAAACAAGCAAGCGAAGCAACTGAGGAATCTCAAAGATTGAACCATTCACACAACTCTGCATTTTCTTG GTATAGTAATAGTAAATTGGTGCACCCTCTTTTTCAAACACCATCAATTACATCAACTGAAGTAAACAACCCCAGTTGGGATTCTCACGAATCCCATAAATTGTCTCGAACTACTTCTGGAAATTGTTGTCAGTATGGTGGCTCAAATAAAAACCTGGAGAATATGATCAGTACAGTTATTGATCAGTATGGACAAGTTAAGCCAAATTTATCAAACAGTCAATGTGGAATGTTACCTGTTTCAGGGGTTATTTCGGATCTTAAGTCCAAGGGACATGGTAATGTTCTCACTTCTGTGTTCTCCGCACCATGCGGTACTCATCCTGTGTGGAGTTCGAAACCAGTCTGCCAGAACGAGAGTTCTTCCTTTCCCATAAGTACCTCCTCCCAGTCCAATCCGGAAAGTCACAACTCTGACCAATATCATGACTGTTCCAATATTGCTCCTTGTCTTAATCAAAATGTAAAGGAAGACACTGATTTGGATCAGGCAAGGCATGATTCTCCTGCTGCTGATCAGAGTACTGGTAACAGTTTATGCCATGATACTTCATATCATGTCAATAGTAGTGCTTATGGAAGCATGGACAGTGGAAATGATGGGCATGCTACTTCAGCTATAGTATCCAAGAACAACCCAGAAGGTTTCAGTGATAGTGTTTGTCATAATTATGATGGGTCTCGAGCCACATATTCTCATCGCACTAGTCAAAGAGAAGCAGCTCTAACCAAGTTTCGACTGAAGCGGAAAGAGCGATGCTTCGAGAAAAAG GTTCGATATCAAAGCCGGAAGAGACTGGCAGAACAGCGGCCTCGGGTCAAAGGGCAGTTTGTACGCCAAGTACACAATGATCATCCAGTTGCTGATGCTGGTGGTGATTcataa